Proteins from one Bos indicus x Bos taurus breed Angus x Brahman F1 hybrid chromosome 19, Bos_hybrid_MaternalHap_v2.0, whole genome shotgun sequence genomic window:
- the DUSP14 gene encoding dual specificity protein phosphatase 14, which produces MSSRGHSTLPRTLMAPRMISEGDLGGIAQITSSLFLGRGSVASNRHLLQARGITCIVNATIEIPNFNWPQFEYVKVPLADMPHAPIGLYFDTVADKIHSVSRKHGATLVHCAAGVSRSATLCIAYLMKFHNVCLLEAYNWVKARRPVIRPNVGFWRQLIDYERQLFGKSTVKMVQTPYGIVPDVYEKESRHLLPYWGI; this is translated from the coding sequence ATGAGCTCCAGAGGTCACAGCACGCTCCCCCGGACTCTCATGGCCCCCCGGATGATTTCTGAGGGAGACCTGGGAGGCATTGCGCAGATCACCTCCTCGCTCTTCCTGGGCAGAGGCAGCGTAGCCTCCAACCGGCACCTCCTCCAGGCTCGCGGCATCACCTGCATTGTGAACGCTACCATCGAGATCCCCAATTTCAACTGGCCCCAGTTTGAATACGTTAAAGTGCCTCTGGCGGACATGCCTCACGCCCCCATTGGACTGTACTTTGACACCGTGGCCGACAAGATCCACAGCGTGAGCCGGAAACACGGGGCCACCCTGGTGCACTGTGCTGCGGGGGTCAGCCGCTCGGCCACGCTCTGCATCGCGTACCTGATGAAATTCCACAACGTGTGCCTGCTGGAGGCCTACAACTGGGTGAAAGCCCGGAGGCCCGTCATCAGGCCCAACGTCGGCTTCTGGAGGCAGCTGATAGACTACGAGCGGCAGCTTTTTGGGAAGTCGACAGTTAAGATGGTACAGACACCGTACGGCATAGTGCCGGACGTTTACGAGAAGGAGTCCCGACACCTGCTGCCTTACTGGGGGATCTGA